The Parashewanella spongiae genome has a window encoding:
- a CDS encoding peptidylprolyl isomerase — protein MIILHTNHGDIKIELNAEKAPNTAENFLNYVKDGFYDGTIFHRVIDGFMIQGGGFTADMDQKKTGEMIKNEASNGLSNKKGTIAMARTQAPHSATAQFFINVSDNTFLDFKSETPQGWGYCVFAEVIDGMDVVEKIKNVATGTKGMHQDVPLETVVIESVTVES, from the coding sequence ATGATCATATTACACACGAATCACGGCGACATAAAAATTGAACTTAACGCAGAAAAAGCCCCAAATACGGCTGAAAACTTTCTGAACTATGTCAAAGATGGTTTCTACGACGGCACTATTTTTCACCGAGTAATCGATGGTTTCATGATTCAAGGTGGTGGTTTTACTGCTGATATGGATCAGAAGAAAACCGGTGAAATGATCAAGAACGAAGCCAGTAACGGTCTTTCAAACAAGAAAGGCACAATTGCAATGGCTCGCACACAAGCGCCGCATTCTGCAACCGCTCAATTTTTTATCAATGTAAGCGACAACACTTTCTTAGATTTTAAATCTGAAACACCTCAAGGCTGGGGCTACTGTGTGTTTGCTGAGGTTATTGATGGTATGGATGTTGTTGAAAAAATTAAGAATGTTGCAACTGGCACTAAAGGCATGCATCAAGATGTACCGCTAGAAACAGTTGTAATTGAAAGTGTTACGGTTGAAAGCTAA
- a CDS encoding UDP-2,3-diacylglucosamine diphosphatase, with protein MTTLFIGDLHLSADHSYITDAFFRFLDTQAKKAEALYILGDLFEVWLGDDVAEPFAENVASKLRAASRYTKIYYINGNRDFLLSYQYAKRAGMTILPEHHTLSLYDIPTVILHGDTLCTLDESYQKFRKFRNNSFVRWLYFSFPSAIRRSIAQRIRNKSKKSNQGKSQAIMDVEPSAVKSLMKSTQTQRMIHGHTHRPGFNDVAEGKKRIVVGDWYEEGSVLEVNREGISLTTLPF; from the coding sequence ATGACGACATTATTTATTGGTGATCTGCATTTAAGTGCAGATCATTCATACATCACAGACGCCTTTTTTCGTTTCTTGGACACCCAAGCCAAGAAAGCCGAAGCCCTGTATATTTTAGGTGACTTATTCGAAGTGTGGCTAGGTGATGATGTCGCTGAGCCTTTTGCAGAAAATGTAGCGAGTAAACTACGAGCAGCTTCTCGTTACACAAAAATCTATTACATCAATGGCAACCGAGACTTTTTACTGAGTTATCAGTACGCTAAACGTGCTGGAATGACAATTCTTCCAGAACATCACACGTTAAGTCTTTATGATATTCCTACTGTTATTCTCCATGGCGACACCTTGTGCACGCTCGATGAAAGCTATCAAAAATTTCGTAAATTTCGTAATAATAGCTTTGTACGGTGGCTTTATTTCAGTTTTCCTAGCGCTATCAGGCGTTCCATTGCACAGCGTATACGTAACAAAAGTAAAAAAAGTAACCAAGGTAAAAGCCAAGCCATAATGGACGTTGAACCATCAGCGGTTAAATCGTTAATGAAATCGACTCAAACTCAGCGCATGATACACGGGCATACTCATCGTCCCGGTTTTAATGATGTAGCTGAAGGAAAAAAACGTATTGTCGTGGGTGACTGGTATGAAGAAGGCAGCGTTTTAGAAGTTAACCGAGAAGGTATTTCATTAACAACACTGCCTTTTTGA